Below is a window of Hyphomonas neptunium ATCC 15444 DNA.
CCGGTTGTATCCTTCGACATAGACATTCTACTGCGGCTTGCCGGGCTGGATGTAGAAGATCCCGATGCCACACTTTGCCGCCCAGGTTTGCATCGCGGCGCTGATTTTTCCGGCCCGTTGTCGACGCGAACGCCCATCGGCTTTCAGCGCAATTCGATGATCTGGCTGAGCGTACGAACGGCGCGAGCCGCTATCCGAGAGAAGTCAACCTCAACGGTAAGGCATTCACGGTTGAAGTCGTCAAGTACATTCAGTGTCCGGAAGGATCGCACGTCGCCGAGCTGGTCTGCCATACAGCCCATCGACCACATTTCATTCCGTCGCTCCGAAACGGCCAGGGGCTCAGGAATTTCCCGAACCATCTGCCTCTTCGGCTTGATCCGCAGGTTCAGCTCCAAGTCGCAATAGTTACGCGGGATGCGCTTATGGTTCAAAGCGAAGCCCGTCACATTGCGCAGGTACAGATGGCACAGATCAAGAAGGCCCCAGCGCCGAGTTGTATCGCTGTGTGGAATAAGTGGGTGTCGGTGGCGCTGGCGAGCCAGACCTTCGGGATCAACGAGACCTACTACCGGTATGAGGTGAAGCTGTCAGACGAGATCCGTGAGCAAGACTGCTTCGGTAAATCTTTCCATACGACCTTGCTTTGTTCAGTGAGAATTCAAGTACGGAGCATGACTTGCTTGAAATCGCCACAAGACCGCGTCCACAACATCTTCGGTATCGCCAGACTCGGTGGAGATGTCTCGACAAAGTAACATTGGACAATCGTATCCCAATTGTTTGGCTAATCGAACCAGGTGACGATCTGGCTTCGAAACTGCGAACCCCAAATTCTTAGCTAGATGCATTACAGTTATGGGCCCGATAAAGGGGAGTTTCTGCAAGTTTTCAATTGGAGTCTTTCGGACGCGTTCCCAGTATGCAGCAAACCCCTCCGCCGACACCAGCGTAGCAACATCAGCTATTGCGGTCAGTTTCTGAACGTTCCGGAAAGCGTTCGCACTAAGCCGGATTGCGTTCTCTCTATCCGTTGCAATCAACTCGGCGCAACGCCAATCGAAAAAACAGAGTGATACGTATGGGAATAACTTCCTCACAACCGTCTCACGAAAGCCTGAATTCAAAATGACCCAGGCCGTTTCGCACAGAAAGGTGCGCTCGCTGACGTGTTCCGGAAAAATGGACTTCTGGTGCAGTATTTCATGTGCCCACGGACCATCCATCACGGACAATTTCGCAGTATTATAGTAGGTTAGTGAGCTCTTCTGCATGCTAGGATATATCTCCATTAAGGAGTTCGCGATTGTGTGCAAAGCGCAGCCGAACTTTCATCAGCATTATGTTGGCAAATGGATTTTTATCCAACGCCTTGCTTAAAGCTACTTTGCGCAGATGCTTTTGTTTTTGCTTTAGGAATTCCGGCTCTGAGATCTCGATAGAGTTTTGACCAGCTCGAGCATAATCCGCTTTGATATTGTCGTAGTCCTTTTGTGACGCGCCTCCCTGTTTCGCCATTGCATGCGCGGCGCTGGTCTTTACCGCAGAGAACTGACGCAAGCCAGATCGATGTGCTTCGGCCCGTCCCTTCAAGTTTAAGGGTAGATGAATCAGGGATAAGAGACCGGTAAAGAACGCGAGCACTCCCAACCAAATCCTAGGCTCGATTCCTTTCGGCGAAAGAGAAGTGTTGGTCACAGGGTCGATGAAAGCAAGCGCCACTCCCCAAAGAGAGAGCGTGAATGTAAGTACATCAAGACCCGTGGCGTAACGTGAATATCGCTGAGATAAACTTGCGTGCGCAGAACACATCTGATCTGCAAGCCGCTTGATCGACGCGACATGGCGCTGCCAATGATTTTCATCCACTTCCATTTTTTGTTACTCAAAAACCATGCGCCATTGTTGAACGCTTCGTGTAGCCTCTGCAACGTCAAAGCGTTTTGAAATTCGATCAAGCAACAACTCAGAGTCCCTGCGCATCGGGCTGCCGCTCGGCCCTAGGTAATCGTCTACATGCCGAGATTGTCCTGTGCTGTCAGCAATGGGTTGCGCGACCAGACCTTTTGCTTGTCGAAAAAAGTGAGGGAGCATTTCTTTTGTCGTGTGAACGCCGCGATAATTCTTGAAAACTTCTATCGCTAAGCTTTCGATATGGTAGCCGGAAAGTCGATTGTCGGACGGGAGTCCCGCGATGACAGATTTCGCCAACTTTATCGTTGGCACTAGCTTTGAGCCACATAGGTTGTTTAGGTGGGACAGTGTTTCTTGGAACTTTTTTGGTTTGACCACATTCGACCATTCTTCCGTTCGAGATGAAGGAATTCTCAGTCCCGTTGAAGTTCGAATGGCAGGCAGAAGTTGCAGTTCCATGCCATCGTTAAACCGCATTGTGACCGCCATTTTTCCCACAGAAACCTCTGCATCAGGATTTTCTTTTCCGAGGACAGAAGCAAATTGAGCAAGCACACTTTCCGGCTTCGTTCCTTCAAATTGGGTGCCATTCACGACCACAAGAGCGTCCACGTCGCTGAGGCCATCAACGTAGGTATGCTTGGCAACTGAGCCGCCCATCAATGACGTAAAAGATTCTTCAAATGCGTCATCCAAAGACAACAGTACACTGTCGATACGTTCTCTTGCCAACTTTGCATCGCGACTATTCGCGTCAGCAAGCAATTCGTTCAACAACGAGGCCACTTCGACATTATACGCCGCCGTCGTGGGGTCATTACCCTGGTGCTCTCGAAGCTCTTCCGCAAATTCTCTGGGTGTTCGGGTGCCCGAGAAGAATGACCCACCGCCGCCTCCCATTTAAATCCCCAATCTTGCTTGCATTGAATCATAGGCTTTCATGATCAATTCAGAGTGCGGAAGGCCGGCAACCGATTGGCTTGCAATTGCCGCCCGCATCTTCGACTGGATCTCTTGCAGCCGATTGTAGTTGTGAACGTGCATTTTTGACTCGGCTCTATCTGCGGGCTCCTCAAATCGGTTCTCGATAATCGGATGGTGCCTTCGATAAACGGTGGAATCCATATGATAGTAATGACGAAGCCAAGTCAGGCCGTCGAAAATATCTGCACCAGCTAAAAAGTATGCTTGGGTGAGCAACGTATCCAAGCTGCCAAACACATGAATAGGTGCATCGCCCCCGATATCGTCCAGACATTGACGCAGTTTTGCGATGAAAACCATTCGGTCAGTCAAGCTGCGACCCGCCTCGTCTTCCGTCACCCCTATCGCGTCAAAGACTGCAATGGATTTAGCGTGACCCTTGATGGAATCAATATCCAGCTGGGTTTGCCCAGCACGTTCTGGCTTCATCAAAAATATAATTGAATCGTCTGGGTACCGATCTTTGAACTCGAGCGCGCGAGCTATCTGGATCTCCATGCTCGTTCGCAACGCTGGATGATCATAAGTTACTAAAGCCTTCGGCGCAGCAGATTCAAACTTGGAAAGTGCCTCGTGGAGATGCTCAATTGTCCAAGGATTCGGTCGATGGTGCTGCGATGGTGTCTCTGAGAACTCTGGCTCACAATTCGCTTCGTAACCACCGCTATCGATGATGAGCAATGGTACAGAATTGAAACTCGGAAACTGTTTATCGCTCTCTACAAGGTCAAAGTAGATGTCGTAAGCGCTGATCAGAGTCGGCGAATAGATGTACTCTTGCATTAGTGACATCGTACTTAGGTGGTGTTTGAAGCCTTTCGAGGAGAACGACGGAATCAATATAGGCGTCGTTTCGCTTGAACTGGACGTGCGAAACTTCCGGTGTTTTAGCGTAGGCCGAGTTTTGTTCGGTCTTGGCATGAGGCACATATCCCACAAGGCTCTTTGCTGCCGGATTCGCAGCTGTAAGTTAATGAAGCCTCAACTTTAGATCGTTGCAAGTAGCTGAACACTTCGGATTTCGACGCATTTACAAACGGGGCGCTGATGCGCACTAGCCCGTTGGTTGATTCGGCCAACATATTGTCCATCCGCGTTATAAACGTGGATGAACAATCGTAGTATGTAGTTCCCGCGTGAACTCCAATTGCTATCACTCCTTTTTTGATGCCGGATGCAAAAACAGCCGACCAAATAAGGAGGGCATTGCGCCCGACAATTTCACCGGGGCCAGTGATGCGGTCAGTTGAAAACGATGTTTTGAGGAGTGGGATACCCAACGCAGCGCATACTTTTTCTGCTGAGGCAAACTCTTCTATCGCGGCTGGATGACCGTAATCGACAAAAACTCCTGTTGTAGATCCGCCATTGTTTGCATACATCGCTGCGCAAGCCGCAGAATCTATTCCACCGCTGACAAGCACTACAGTTTCAATCGAATCGTCTGCTGTCATTCAGTCTAAGTATCAGGAACGAAGGACATGAACAGTCTGATCCTTCGGATTGGACTGGGAAGTCCGACAGGATTGTGCTTGAGAGCGAAAGAAATCTTGCACCTAGCGCTATCTTGGCCTCGCCTATGCGAGATTGTTCGGCCTCGCGTGCCGCAACGCCTTGAACCCTTTAGGGATAACAGTCGCGCTTAGGTGACCTTGCCATTATGATCCGCGCAACGTGAACAAAACGGTTGGCAGCACATGCTGATTCGGCGGCTCATTAGGATGGTCTGGCTTTCTGCAGGCGGGCCGATAAGTGATAGCGCCTCTCTTTGCGCACGTTGAGCTCACGTTCGAGGCGCTCAAAGACGGGCTAGGTCTGCTCAGGCAAGTCTCGATCTCCTGTTCAGTAACCTGCTGGCCCTTGTCAATGAGCGCGACTTTCGTGTCCTTAGAGCTTGTTATTTCAGGCCGGGGCTTTCGCCCGGTTGGCAAATATCACTCTTAATCATTGCCAGTTAAGCTACATGATCATCGCTGATGATGACCCAGCCCCCTGATCCGGGCCGTTTAATTGAAGACTCTGTTCGCTGGTTGGTGCTGACCCCGAATTTGGTCCGGCCTTCATGCGACTTTTCGGGCTGGTTCAAGTAGGGCCGCAAAGGCGCTTGGCGTCAAGTTTCCAAGCGCCGAATGCGGCCGGTTTTGGTTGTAATCATCTCGCCATTCATTCAGCCGGCTTCGGGCGTAGGCCATTGCCCAACAAAGCGATATCGCCAACCATTGCCAGGACCTCTCACGTCAAGTCACGACCACACAAAGCATCCTGAACCGTCTGCTATCACTCGGGGCATCGGAGACGAAACCGGGGCTCCATCTCTAATTCGGTCCCTCAAGAAAGCGTATCGAGATGGGAGTACCGACCCCGCTTCCGGCTGCGCCAGCGTATCATAGCGAGGTCCATCTACTTCGCGCCCGATCAGTTCGCTTGCGGACGAAGGTTCCGAAGCCTGAACGTTGTCGATGACATCACCGACTTAGGCTTATGCCGCCGCCCGCCTTCCAACCTCGGTCAGGAGATGCACAATCAGCTGCACGTCATTTTGCGCAAAGATTCCACTGATCCCTTGATCATCAAAATCTGTGAATGGACTTTCATAGAGGCGACGCGGATCCATAGCGCCCCGCTCGGTAAGATGCTCGATGATCAGGTTCACAAATTCAATCTGGTTTGCATTCAAGTTTCGATTAGCGAGAAACTCTGAAAATGCAGCTTTAGCGGCTTCACGCTCCAGACCAACTAGCGAACGAACGAAGAGACCGAGTCCACCGAAAGCGCGAACCTCTTCCAGGTCGCTGTCCGTTGCACCAGCTTGCTCCACTAGGATGCGTTCCAATTCACTCAAATCCTGCTGCGTTAGCTGTTCATTTCGTCTAAGCTTCTGAACAGAAATATGGTCGAGATGGCGCCTGAGAAATTCTTGGACCTTCATCTGGAAGCGGGCTTTGTCTGTCCCAATGCTAGCGCTCGGGATAGTGACAATCGTCGCCTCGCCTATCTCGTCGGAAAAATCTGTGTATACGAGAACGCGATCTTCCCCTTCAATGAGCTTGATAAGATCGCGCAGTCGGCGGCGCATCTGCTCTAGAGACCAAGCGTCCATATCCTGCCAGAAGTCATCAGTTTGCGCTTCCAAGATCAATGTCATGACAGCGGCAACCATTGGCACGTTACCCAATGCCTCAAGCTTGGCGGCAATCGCCATCACCTTCTCTTTGCATCGCGCGAAGCTGGCTTTTCCGCACAACAAGGCGAGCTGACCGTTTAAGACGAGCATATCGAACTGTTTGGCTGCCACATCGTCATCAATAAGAGCTGTGGGCAGCCCAGCGATCTCATTGATTAGAGTTTCACGATCGTCGGCAGATAGGTCTATCCAAGCCTCGGGCTGTTGGAACGTCTCAACCGCGCGCCGCTTGGCGCGCACGAGAAAATTCTCAAGGCTCATACTTGTCACTTCGTCCAGAAGGCGACGACGAGTGTCTGTGTCGAGTTTATCGAGCCCATCGCCACGCTCGTCTTGCGGCAAACCCTGGAGAGCGCTTGCGATCTCTACACGTGTCGCAAAAAGCCTTTGGCTGAGAGAGCGTCCAAGTGCGCCTTCCGTCACCTTAGGGTTCTGGTTGAAGAATTCGAAGTTCTGACAGAAATCGAAAATGTAGAACTCTGACTTGTGCTGTCCTGGACCAAAGAGATCGGGACTCAATCGCGTTCCGCGCCCAATCATCTGCCAGAACTTGGTCTTTGAACGAACGATCTTGAAAAAAACGAGGTTGACCACTTCCGGTACGTCAATACCAGTATCCAGCATGTCCACTGAGATGGCGATATGCGGCGCGCGTTCTGGCACCGAAAAGTCATCGATTAACGACTGCGCATATTCTGTCTGATAATCGACAACGCGGGCAAAATGGCCCTTCAGATGCGGATAGTTTGCATCGAACCGCTCGCAGATGAACTTGGCATGCTCATGGTTCTTCGCAAAGATGATCGTCTTACCCAGCCGATCGCCGCTCGCGACCTTTAGGCCGTAGGTCATTAGATGCTTGAGCACCTTGTCGACCGTGTCAGTGTTAAAGAGCCATTTATTGACCGCGTTCGCATCGACATCGCCAGGGGGAAGCTTGCCCTCCCATTCCAGCGCGTCCCACTTCGTCTTTTCCTCATCGGAGAGGTCGTCATACTTGATGCCCTCCCGCACGAAACGCAACGGGACAGAAATCGCGCGCGGTGGCACCAGAAAGCGATCGGCAACGGCCTGATCCAGATCGTATGAGTCAGTCGGAACACCGCGCTCCAGCTCGAAGAGTGAGTAGGTATCGCGATCGATTTCGTCGCGCGGCGTGGCTGTGAGACCGACAAGCAAGCTGTCGAAATAGTCAAAGATCGATCGATACTTCCGATAGATAGACCGGTGCGCCTCATCGATGACGATCAGATCGAAATGGCCAGGGCCGAAACGACGCTGTCCGTTCTCCATCTCGTCAATGAGATTCATCATCGTGGGATAGGTCGAAAGACACACGCGGGCCGCGTGATGGTTGTTCTTCTGTGGATCGTGCGCCTGTATCAAGTTGGCGCTTGGCGCAGAAGGCAGGTGTTTTTTGAAATTATTGTGTGCTTGCCGGACGAGGGCAACGCGATCGGCGAGGAATAGCATGCGTTTGCACCAATTGGCGCGCATCAACTGATCGATCAGCGCGATAACCGTTCGGGTCTTGCCGCTGCCGGTTGCCATAACCAACAGCGCTTTGCGCTGATGATCTTTTTCGAACACTTCACCGACACGCCTGATGGCGCGGGTCTGGTAATAGCGCTCGACGATTTCGCCATCGATGCTGGTCGTCGATAGCATGCGGCGAGCGGTCTTTCGCTGCCGCCACAGTTCCAGCTCGTCTTTCTTCAGAAACCCATGCACGGCGCGCGGCGGGTAGCGTTCATCATCCCAGAGCCAGTGCTCATATCCGTTCGTGTAAAATATCAGGGGGCGGATGCCAAACTGCTTCTCCAAGCAATCCGCGTAAAGCTTGGCCTGCTGCTGGCCGACGCGCGCATCTCGGCGAGTGCGCTTTGCTTCGATGACGGCGAGCGGTATACCGTCATCACCCCAGAGCACGTAATCGACAAACCCCTCCCCTTTTGTGTTGGGCATGCCGGTGACGGGAAACTCTCTGTCCCGCTTCTGATCGAGCGGCCAGCCCGCTTCGCGCAAGAGCAAGTCGATGAATGCGTCGCGGGTTTCCTCTTCATTGTAGTCATGGGTGTCTTGCGTCGCGGCATTGGCCTGTTTGATGGCGGCGATCTCGGCTTGAAGCCGTGCGATCTCCGCATCGCGTGCTCTTGCGTCTGCTTCGCTTTGGATGCGTGCAGATTCCGCATCCTCATGCGCCTTTGCGGTGCTCTCACGCTCCTTCGCTAGAGCTTGCAACTTGGCGAGGGTAGAGGCCTCGACTTGGACGGCTCGGGGCAACGCGTTCTGGTCGAAGGTCAGCCCTGCATCAGGCTTATTCCCGCGCGCATAGGTACGCACCAGCCAATAGCTGAAATGGAACAGTTCGCGCACGGAGATGATGGCGTTGCCGGGCGGTATGGTGCGTGTCTCGTGCGCAGCGGCGTTGCCGTAGTCCTTGATGATGCGCGCTTTGGTGACGAGAGCGTTGCCAACCAAGGCCCGGAAAGTGCCTTCATGGATCAGTGCGGAGAGCGCGGTGTCGTAGGGAGAGCGAAGGTTGCGATCGTGGGCGTACATCCACTTGACCGCCGTCTCCAGTGCAAGGCGCGCATGGAAGCATGCCCCGCGCGCGTCTGTGGTCGCAGACATCTCCGCCTTCCTCGCTAAGGCGAAGACCTCGGGAAACTCGGTCTGGAGGAAGGCGAACTGGGTCATGCGCCAACTCCATAGATCGCTTCATTACTCATGCGGTCAGTTAGGTAAGGCGTGATTCCGGCTAACATTACCGAAACAGCGATAAGGTCGCGTAGCTCAATCTCTCGGAGCTGTGTAGCATGAGTTCCAGCATGGCGAATGCCAGGATACTGGTTTGCAAACCTATAAATGCTCTTGGCGGACTCTTTCAGACCTTCATGGGGCCAAGTCCCCACTTGATCGCAGATCGCACCGAGGGTGTTGCCGGTGACATTGGGCGCTATCTGACCAATAGCCTCCAGCAAATTGGCCTGCCGAGAAATGCAGGCCTTGATCCGGGCGGGCGTGACTCCCGATTTTAAGTCCCGGAAGGAATCCTCGAAGTCGCGCATGATTGCGTCCAAGTGCACATCGTTCGTCGTTGCGCCTTTGAGCTGACAGATCAGTTGGGTGAAAACACCCGACAGCGTCGGGTGCAGAGTGAACGGACGTCGCAAATCGTAACGTAGATTGTATTTTTCGATGAACGCCTCAACGAGGTTGACATAGCGATTTGAAAGCGCGTCGCCGCCAATGTCATTGAGCTTGGTGAAAGCCTTCTCCAGGGCAGTGACCGCATCCGCTTCCGTTCGCAGTGTAGCTTGAAGGCCCTCCCGCAACCAAGTCCGAGCGCTCTCGGGTTCGGCGGTCAATGCCTGCTCGTAGGCAAGACGTTCCCTGTTGTAGGCTTCCAGCGCTTCTCGGAAGGCCGTTGCCGCTGCAATCTCTTCGGAATCAGTCATGTTTCCGTCTGCGTCGAAAACCGTGGGCTCTGGCGGCGTCGCGGGTGGGCGAGGCCTTGATATCAGCGCAGCGTACATCTCGGAGAACAGCTCGACTGGGGCACCCCTAGTTTCGTAGAGCCGAACCCAGATATCACTCCACACATATGGCCAAGCTGATTTGAGGTCGCCTCGCATCGCTATAGTTCTCCTCGGAATGCGCGGTGTTGGAGAGAAGCGAACAGCTCCTCTAATCGGCTATTGTGTAATGAAGCGTCGGTCAGCGAACATTGAACAATACCTACACGATGGGCGAATTCCTGCTGCTCAACCATCGGCGGAACAAAAATCTCTAGTTTTTCAAACTCAGATTTTTTCAGTATTGGAAGCGTAGTGGATGCCCCCTTGCCCTTGTGGATTATTAGGCTGCGAATTTGCTGAACAGCAAAGAAGCCGAAGGCAGCCCCAATTCGATCACCCCAATCAACAGCGTTTATCTGTTGATTAAACGCTGACCGCTCCCTTGCTTGCCCCATCTTCCCGATGGTCGCGCCGATACAGCACACCAACGTGGCTCCAGGGCCGACCAATCGTGACTTCTGAGCACCGGCTTCAGTCAGACTTCGTTTTACGGCTTCACCGGAGCCGAGGTCTCCTGGCGTGACAAAGGGCACCGGTCCGCCGAAGCTATCCGCATCAGAGGTGGGTGGCGTTGAGCCAGTTGAGACTCTTCCTAACGTTCTGAGTGATGCGCTCTCGAACGAGGCCCCATCACCAAACATGTCGATGAAGATGGCTTGGCCGAGTTGGTTGAGGCGGTCGAGGGCGCGCTGGCGTTTGCGGCGCAGCTCATCGGCCTGATCCAGGATCGCCGCAATCCGCTTCTGCTCCTCCAGCGGAGGGAGCGCGACGATGACTCTTTTGACCAAGTCGATGTTCAGGTTCTTGACCGTCGCGCCCGCCGCCAGTTTCTCAAATTGCCCGAAGATCGCAGGCGAGCCGAGCAAGTGATAAAAATAGTCGTGATCCACGTTGGCGCGGCGTGGACTAAGAACAAGCCAGCCGTCATGTATGCAACCGTGTGTATCGAGGATGTAAGGCCTTCCGAAGCTCATAGAGTTTGTGAGAAGGAAGTCACCCGGTTTAACCAATCGGGACCGTGATACCCCAGATGGTTTGATCTTTTTCTTGGTCTCACGAATGTGCTTCGAGCTGTTTGACGCATCGCCGATCATGATCCAATTCACGCCGTCGTCCGCATCCGTGATGAATTGGTCAATCGGACGGGGCGAGCCTCCGCGCGCGATCTCGAAAATCTCGTCAAGCGTTCTGAGGGGCCAATTCATCCCAGCATTGCCTCCAGGTTGGTGAGGCTTTTGCTTATCTCGTCCTCCAGCTTGCGCAGGTCGGCGATTATAGCGGCGGGGCTTTCGTGCTCCACCTCCTCATGCTCCACCTGCTTGTAGCGGTTGAGCGAGAGGTCGTAAGTTCCGGTCGCGGCGATCTCGGCCTTCGGCACGCAGAAGCTCTGCGCCGTGCGCGGGTTCTCCCGCTCAGCCGCGTCGCGCGCGAACCAGCGGGCGAGCGCGTCCGGTAGATTGTTCTTGTCGTGCTCGCCCTCGACTAGCGCCTCGCGCGGCGTCGCTCCCAGTTTTTCTGGAGCCAACAGCTCGGTGCGTTTGTCATCGAGGCTCTGGCCATCGGCCTGGAGGTCATAGAACCAGACGTGATCGGTGCCGCCCACGCCGGTCTTTGTGAAGAAGAGGATCGCGGTAGAGACGCCCGCATAGGGCCGGAACACCCCGGAGGGCAGTTTCAGCACCGCCTCCAGCTTGTGCTTTTCGACCAGCATTTCACGCAGCGTCTTGTGCGCCGTGGAAGAGCCGAAGAGAACGCCGTCCGGCACGATCACCGCCGCGCGCCCGCCGGTTTTCAGAAGGCGCAGGAAGAGCGCGAGGAAGAGAAGCTCGGTCTTCTTCGTCTTGACGATTTGCTGAAGGTCTTTCGCGGTCGTGTCATAATCCAGCGAACCTGCAAACGGTGGGTTGGCGAGAATGAGGGAATAACGCCCCGCATCAGCGTCATGCTCCTGTGCAAGGCTGTCACGATAGCTGACATCGGGGTTCTCAACCCCGTGCAACACCATGTTCATAGAACCAATGCGGAGCATGGTCGGGTCGAAGTCGAACCCGTGGAACATGCCGTTGTGGAAGTGCGTACGCTGCTTTTCGTGCCGGAAAAGCGATGCATGCTTCTCCCGCAGATACTCGCCCGCCGCGACAAGGAAGCCGCACGTTCCCGCTGCCGGATCGCAGATCACATCTTGCGGGGTTGGCTGCGTCATCTCGACCATCAGCTGGATGATGTGGCGCGGAGTGCGGAACTGGCCGTTCTGCCCTGCACTCGCGATCTTGCCGAGCATGTATTCGTAGAGATCCCCCTTGGTGTCGCGATCATCCATCGGGATTTTATCGAGCAAATCGACGGCCTTCGCGAGCAGCGCGGCGTTGGAAAAGCCAAGGCGCGCATCACGCATGTGCTCGCCGTAACTGGAGCCCTCCTCCCCCATCTGGCGCAGGAAGGGGAAGACACGCTCCGCCACCACGTCCATCATGGCGCGGGCTTCAAAGTTCTTGAACCGCGACCAGCGCAGGTCTGACCAGTCACGCCCTTGATCATCTTTCCCGTCTGGGAAGATACGGCGCTCCATCTTGATGCCGAGATTGGCCGCCTTGTTTTCCTCCAGGGTGTGGAGATCATCTAGCCGCTTGATGAAAAGAAGATAGGTGATCTGCTCGATCACGGAGAGCGGGTTCGATACGCCCCCTGACCAGAAGGCATTCCAGATTTGATCGACCTTGATACGGATGTCGCCGGTGAGCATTACGCCTCATTCTTCGTTAAATAGTGACCATCGCAAAAACAATTTAAGCGAGCCCAATTCATTTAGTGAATTCACGATCCCCGCGGGGATCCATTTGCGGTAAAGCATCCACATCTGATGCAGTTTGCCGGATAGTGAGAATGAACTTCCTAGAATCTTTCATCATGAAAGCTTAGCCGCGAGATACAAATCCCGCTACCCTAGATCGATGCGCACCTTTTTGGTTGGTGACGCGCACTCCTATTCCAGCGCATCACACTGACTGGACTAATTCCGAAAGCTTAATGTCCAGCGCCTTCGCCAGCCGCTCCAGGACCGAAAGCGTGGGGTTTCTGACACCCCGCTCCACCGCCGAAACGTAAGTCCTGTGTAGCCCTGCCCGGTCCGCAAATTCTTCCTGTGACCAGCCGCGCTCTTCGCGCAGCTGGCGGAGCCGTTTGCCAAATTTCTGTCGGATATCCATGGCGCCCTAGCGACGCCGATGTTGCCGATTGATCTACAGACTATGAGTCTCTTTTTCCGCTTGAACTCCGACGCAACCTGAGCGGCAATGAGACTCATAGAGTGCAACAGGAGACCTCATGACATTCCGAACAATACTGCTCGCCGCCCCCGCTTTGATGCTTGCGCTTACCGGATGCGCCGTGACTGAAACCCTGGAGGAGCGAGAAACCGCCTTCCTGACCAGGGCGACGCCTGATTTTGCCGCCGGCATCAAAGTCATTGATGATCCGCTCAACCCGACAATCGAAATCAACACGATCGCCGCATATCAAGACTATCAGTTCAGCTGGGGTCCTCAGGAAGACCAGTTCCTCCGGGCCTATAAATTCCGCGACACAGGGAATGTTACTCTGCAAGGATATGTCGTGAGCGACATCCACGGGACTTGGCTTCAACCCATATCGGTGACCTTCCAGCACACGCTCTCAACCCGGACGGTTGACCGGATCAACTTCGATGCCAACCGGTGCTCTGCTCAAGGCTGCATGCATCGTGAGGATATTGTTTTTGAATTCACCGCAGAGGAACTCAATCAGGTGATTGAAGACATGGAGACGAAGGGCGAAACGGTCCTTGTGTTTCGGATCCAGGGCCGCTCGGGCGTCGACCGCGACGGCAGATTTCACATCAACGAGCTGAAGGCGTTTCGGCAGGCAGTGACCCGCGAGCTTTTTTGAGAACTGAAGCGTCACTGGCGTAGTTGACTCATGTCGCCGAATCAACTTTTCTGAAGACTGTTCCAAGGACGGGTCAGCTATGTGTAGCGCCCGTCCTTTTTTCATGGACGCTGCATGTAGCTGACCCATCCCCTGCTTCGGAGGATGCAATGACTCATGCCCAGAATGCACAGCCCGAACGCTGTGATCCGCTAAATAACTTTCCCACACCAACAATCATCCACGTCGCGATCGCAGTTCTGATCGCCTACCCAAGGTCTGCCCGGCGCCACACGGCCAGCAAGCTCA
It encodes the following:
- a CDS encoding type I restriction-modification system subunit M; translation: MLTGDIRIKVDQIWNAFWSGGVSNPLSVIEQITYLLFIKRLDDLHTLEENKAANLGIKMERRIFPDGKDDQGRDWSDLRWSRFKNFEARAMMDVVAERVFPFLRQMGEEGSSYGEHMRDARLGFSNAALLAKAVDLLDKIPMDDRDTKGDLYEYMLGKIASAGQNGQFRTPRHIIQLMVEMTQPTPQDVICDPAAGTCGFLVAAGEYLREKHASLFRHEKQRTHFHNGMFHGFDFDPTMLRIGSMNMVLHGVENPDVSYRDSLAQEHDADAGRYSLILANPPFAGSLDYDTTAKDLQQIVKTKKTELLFLALFLRLLKTGGRAAVIVPDGVLFGSSTAHKTLREMLVEKHKLEAVLKLPSGVFRPYAGVSTAILFFTKTGVGGTDHVWFYDLQADGQSLDDKRTELLAPEKLGATPREALVEGEHDKNNLPDALARWFARDAAERENPRTAQSFCVPKAEIAATGTYDLSLNRYKQVEHEEVEHESPAAIIADLRKLEDEISKSLTNLEAMLG
- a CDS encoding helix-turn-helix domain-containing protein; this encodes MDIRQKFGKRLRQLREERGWSQEEFADRAGLHRTYVSAVERGVRNPTLSVLERLAKALDIKLSELVQSV